Proteins from one Algicella marina genomic window:
- a CDS encoding lytic murein transglycosylase produces the protein MTSLKALFSLALTAIIATPAAADFRPKARDFSTPANPPIVQAQASGGFEAWKADFRRRAIAAGISPKVFDIAFQGVRPNEQVHRLAAKQPEFTKPIWEYLDSAVSSDRINNGRQSYRNNRQLVESIEKTYGVEASVVVAVWGMETNYGTYRGNIGTIESLATLAYTGSRKSFGEEQLMAALKILQNGDVHPSQMKGSWAGAMGHTQFIPTSYLSYAQDFNRDGRRDVWSTDPTDALASTAAYLKRFGWRHGQPWGVEVRLPQGFNYANVDQDLKRPVSRWTELGVRGLDGRPVPNHGEAALLAPAGARGPIFMIFNNFNVIKRYNNATSYAMGVGHLAARINGAPDFSAGWPRGDRALSRTEKLELQRHLNARGFSVGSPDGKIGPLTIGAIRNYQRSQGLTADGYASATLLQRIRSQ, from the coding sequence GTGACAAGCTTGAAGGCCCTTTTTTCATTGGCGCTGACAGCCATCATCGCCACCCCCGCCGCCGCTGATTTCCGCCCCAAGGCCCGCGATTTCAGCACCCCGGCCAACCCACCAATTGTGCAGGCTCAGGCCTCGGGCGGATTTGAGGCATGGAAGGCGGATTTCCGACGCCGCGCCATTGCAGCCGGCATTTCACCGAAGGTATTCGACATTGCTTTTCAAGGGGTTAGGCCGAACGAGCAGGTTCACAGGCTCGCAGCCAAACAGCCCGAATTCACCAAGCCGATATGGGAATATCTGGACTCCGCCGTATCGTCCGACCGCATAAACAACGGCCGCCAGAGCTACCGCAACAACCGTCAACTTGTTGAATCCATTGAGAAAACCTATGGTGTGGAAGCGTCGGTCGTCGTCGCCGTCTGGGGGATGGAAACCAACTACGGCACCTATCGCGGCAACATCGGCACCATAGAGAGCCTCGCCACCCTGGCCTACACCGGAAGCCGAAAAAGCTTTGGAGAAGAACAACTTATGGCCGCGCTGAAGATCCTTCAGAACGGCGATGTTCACCCGTCCCAGATGAAGGGAAGCTGGGCCGGAGCCATGGGTCATACCCAATTCATACCCACCAGCTACCTCTCCTACGCACAGGATTTCAACCGCGACGGCCGCCGCGACGTCTGGTCCACCGACCCCACAGACGCCCTCGCCTCCACCGCCGCCTATCTCAAACGCTTCGGCTGGCGCCACGGACAGCCGTGGGGCGTCGAAGTCCGCCTCCCGCAAGGCTTCAATTATGCCAACGTCGACCAGGACCTGAAACGCCCCGTTTCCCGCTGGACGGAACTCGGTGTCCGCGGCCTCGACGGCCGACCCGTGCCCAACCACGGCGAGGCCGCGCTGTTGGCGCCGGCCGGTGCGCGTGGGCCAATCTTCATGATTTTCAACAACTTCAATGTCATCAAGCGGTATAACAACGCCACGTCCTACGCCATGGGTGTCGGCCATCTGGCCGCGCGTATCAACGGCGCGCCCGACTTCTCCGCCGGTTGGCCGCGAGGTGACAGGGCGCTCAGCCGCACCGAGAAGCTGGAGTTGCAACGTCACCTGAACGCCCGCGGCTTCAGCGTCGGTTCACCGGATGGCAAGATCGGCCCGCTGACAATCGGCGCCATCCGCAACTACCAGCGCTCCCAGGGCCTGACCGCCGACGGGTATGCGTCCGCCACCCTTCTCCAGCGCATCCGCAGCCAGTAG
- a CDS encoding c-type cytochrome, which produces MRCLVLTLGGIILAGGGSAADLEAGRQVATMCRTCHGIDGFAKIPIAPHIGGEPAAYLEAQLLAFRSGARAHEMMTVVAGGLSDSQISDVAAWYAGHAATATLEADPESAPEPCIACHGVDGIAEVEDVPNLAGETNIYIDTQLKAFRGGKRVHEVMSEVAAELTDAEIRAYADWYAAVKLEIGAPE; this is translated from the coding sequence ATGCGCTGCCTTGTTCTTACCCTCGGCGGGATAATCCTCGCCGGGGGTGGCAGTGCGGCTGACCTGGAGGCCGGCCGGCAGGTGGCGACCATGTGCCGTACCTGCCATGGTATTGACGGGTTTGCAAAAATTCCAATCGCCCCGCACATCGGCGGGGAGCCCGCTGCGTATCTGGAGGCACAGCTGCTGGCGTTCAGGTCGGGTGCGCGTGCGCATGAAATGATGACCGTTGTGGCGGGTGGGCTAAGCGACAGTCAGATCTCGGACGTTGCAGCCTGGTACGCCGGGCATGCCGCCACGGCGACGCTGGAGGCGGACCCGGAGAGCGCGCCTGAGCCCTGTATCGCCTGCCACGGGGTGGACGGTATCGCCGAAGTGGAGGATGTGCCGAACCTTGCCGGCGAAACCAACATCTACATCGATACGCAACTCAAGGCCTTTCGCGGCGGAAAGCGGGTGCACGAAGTCATGAGTGAGGTTGCCGCCGAACTGACGGACGCCGAAATCCGCGCTTATGCCGACTGGTATGCCGCCGTGAAGCTGGAGATCGGCGCCCCCGAGTGA
- a CDS encoding PQQ-dependent sugar dehydrogenase, whose translation MLKLLLNVSALTFVAGAGLAQTADVPDNLEKLSNFQSTGVTDFTFVEQGGDYAAGIEATLEKITLPDGFKIGLYAIVPDARHMAVGPQGIVTFVGTRKDKVWSVTDRNKDRVADEVKDFAPSLTFSIPNGPCFSPDGFLYIAEQNRVLLFPAAEFFYESPDVAAFNLVAKGDLIPPEEESFNHTARVCKIGPDGKIYISLGQPFNVAPPEKLDLYNDVGIGGIIRMNTDGTGREVYTYGVRNSVGHDFNPETGELWWTDNQVDGMGDDIPPGEINRQTEAGQHFGHPWYGGGDVRTNEYKGEEVPVEVVMPAVETVAHAADLGMSFYTGNMFPERYRNAIFSAQHGSWNRTTPVGARVMVTFIDDEGNATTEPFAEGWIDENGEYLGRPVDVVNLRDGSILVSDDLAGALYRIWYEG comes from the coding sequence TTGCTTAAACTGCTTTTGAACGTATCCGCGTTAACGTTCGTCGCCGGGGCTGGCCTGGCGCAGACGGCTGACGTGCCTGACAATCTCGAAAAGCTCTCAAATTTCCAGAGTACCGGGGTGACCGATTTCACTTTCGTTGAACAGGGCGGGGACTATGCCGCCGGGATCGAAGCGACTTTGGAGAAGATCACGCTGCCTGACGGGTTCAAGATCGGACTGTACGCCATCGTGCCGGACGCCAGGCACATGGCCGTGGGTCCGCAGGGGATCGTGACCTTCGTGGGCACCCGCAAGGACAAGGTGTGGTCGGTCACGGATCGCAACAAGGACCGGGTGGCCGACGAAGTGAAGGACTTTGCGCCGTCGCTGACGTTCTCCATCCCCAACGGTCCCTGTTTCTCGCCAGACGGGTTCCTCTATATAGCCGAGCAGAACCGCGTGCTGTTGTTTCCGGCGGCGGAGTTCTTCTACGAAAGCCCGGATGTCGCCGCGTTCAACCTCGTGGCCAAGGGCGATTTGATCCCGCCTGAGGAGGAAAGCTTCAACCACACCGCGCGGGTGTGCAAGATCGGGCCCGATGGCAAGATTTACATCTCGCTCGGCCAGCCCTTCAATGTGGCGCCGCCAGAAAAGCTGGACCTCTATAACGACGTGGGCATCGGCGGGATCATTCGCATGAACACGGACGGAACGGGCCGCGAGGTCTATACCTACGGGGTGCGGAACTCGGTGGGCCATGATTTCAATCCCGAGACCGGTGAATTGTGGTGGACGGACAACCAGGTGGACGGGATGGGCGACGACATTCCACCGGGCGAGATCAACCGTCAGACCGAAGCGGGGCAGCATTTCGGCCATCCGTGGTATGGCGGCGGCGATGTCCGAACCAATGAGTACAAGGGTGAGGAAGTGCCCGTGGAAGTGGTGATGCCTGCGGTGGAGACGGTGGCCCATGCCGCGGACCTAGGGATGTCTTTCTATACCGGGAACATGTTCCCGGAACGGTATCGCAACGCCATCTTCTCGGCGCAGCACGGATCGTGGAACCGCACGACGCCGGTGGGTGCGCGGGTCATGGTAACCTTCATCGACGATGAGGGAAATGCGACAACAGAACCCTTCGCGGAGGGTTGGATAGACGAGAACGGCGAGTACCTCGGACGGCCGGTTGACGTCGTCAATCTGCGTGACGGCTCCATCCTGGTGTCAGACGATCTGGCGGGTGCGCTCTATCGCATCTGGTACGAAGGCTGA
- a CDS encoding MFS transporter — MSDKSSPLITPVLIGGCIILLIGFAIRASYGVFQIPIADEFGWPRAEFSMAIAIQNLAWGVGQPIFGAIAERFGDRRAIILGALMYAAGLILSSFAVTPIAHQFWSILVGFGIAGTGFGVILAIVGRAASDENRSMALGVATAAGSAGQIVGPPAAEFLLGYMNWSSVFLVFAAVVLGVLIVIPMIRSPQVASRVELEESMGEILRRAFRDPSYTLIFLGFFSCGYQLGFITAHFPAFIAEVCGPIDPAGVIAGIGVTSTSALGAVAIAVIGAANIVGTLSAGWLGKRYTKKYLLSGIYLGRTIAAALFIMMPMTPTSVILFSVVMGSLWLATVPLTSGLVAHIYGLRYMGTLYGIVFFSHQLGSFLGVWLGGELYDLYGNYNAVWWIGVGVGAFSAIVHLPVREKRMELVPA, encoded by the coding sequence ATGTCAGACAAATCCTCCCCCCTGATCACCCCGGTTCTCATCGGCGGCTGCATCATCCTGCTGATCGGCTTCGCGATCCGGGCCAGCTACGGTGTCTTCCAGATCCCGATTGCCGACGAGTTCGGCTGGCCGCGGGCGGAGTTTTCCATGGCCATCGCCATCCAGAACCTTGCCTGGGGCGTTGGTCAGCCGATTTTCGGGGCGATTGCCGAACGGTTCGGCGATCGGCGGGCGATCATCCTTGGCGCGCTGATGTACGCAGCCGGGCTGATCCTTTCCAGTTTTGCCGTGACGCCCATAGCTCACCAATTCTGGTCCATTCTTGTAGGATTTGGCATTGCCGGTACGGGCTTCGGCGTGATCCTTGCCATCGTCGGCCGCGCGGCTTCGGACGAAAACCGCTCTATGGCGCTGGGTGTCGCCACGGCGGCGGGTTCGGCGGGGCAGATCGTCGGGCCACCGGCGGCGGAGTTCCTGCTCGGCTACATGAACTGGTCCTCGGTTTTCCTCGTCTTCGCCGCCGTCGTCCTCGGTGTCTTGATTGTCATTCCGATGATCCGCTCTCCTCAGGTTGCCAGCCGCGTCGAACTTGAGGAAAGCATGGGGGAGATCCTGCGCCGTGCCTTTCGTGACCCTTCCTATACACTCATATTTCTCGGCTTTTTCTCCTGCGGCTATCAACTTGGCTTCATCACCGCGCATTTTCCGGCGTTCATCGCCGAGGTGTGCGGCCCGATCGATCCGGCAGGTGTGATCGCGGGCATAGGTGTCACCTCCACCTCTGCTCTCGGAGCCGTGGCGATTGCGGTAATTGGGGCCGCGAATATTGTCGGCACGCTTTCTGCAGGATGGCTCGGTAAGCGTTACACCAAGAAGTACCTTCTATCGGGTATCTATCTCGGGCGCACCATTGCTGCGGCGTTGTTCATCATGATGCCGATGACACCAACATCCGTCATCCTTTTTTCTGTGGTGATGGGCTCCCTCTGGCTTGCCACCGTGCCGCTAACGTCCGGCCTCGTCGCCCATATCTACGGCCTGCGGTACATGGGTACATTGTACGGCATCGTTTTCTTTTCCCATCAGCTCGGGAGTTTTCTCGGCGTCTGGCTTGGGGGCGAACTCTATGACCTCTATGGCAATTACAACGCCGTCTGGTGGATCGGCGTCGGCGTCGGGGCGTTTTCCGCCATCGTTCACCTGCCGGTCCGCGAGAAGCGGATGGAGTTGGTCCCGGCGTGA